A stretch of DNA from Streptomyces sp. NBC_01197:
ACGACGGGCCCGGCCCCGGCGGCGAGACCCGAGACCGCGCCCCAGACGCCGAAAGCGCGGGCGCGTGCGGCCTTGTCCGGATAGGAGGATTTCAGCAGCGCCAGCGAAGCCGGGACCATCAGCGCCGCCCCGACGCCCTGGATGAGCCGGGCGAGGATGAGGCCCCACACGTTGGGAGCGGCCCCGCAGCCGGCGGAGGCGAGCGTGAACACCAGCAGGCCGGCCAGGAAGACCGGCTTGCTGCCGAGCTTGTCACCCAGCCCGCCGCAGAAGAGCAGCAGCCCGGCGAACACCATGCTGTAGCCGTCCACCACCCATTGCAGCCCGGTCACCGAGGTGTGCAGGGCGGTGCCGATGACCGGGACGGCCACGGTGACCACCGTGACATCCAGGATGACCATGAAGTAGCCGAGGCAGATGGCCACAAGGGGCAGCACCGGCCTCCGGGGCCCGCCCGTCGGCTCTTCCGTCAGCTCATCTCTCGTCGCCATGGCGCCAGTGTGGTGCCGGAACATTACGCCGACGGGCGAAACGTGCTCGACATACCCTGGGGAACATGACGAAGGCCCGGACCGAAACAGATGTGGCGCACGTCGCGGCAGCGATCGGCGACCCCTCCCGTGCCAAGGTGCTGATGGCCCTCGCGAGCGGCGGCGCTCTGCCGGCCAGCGCGCTGGCGGCCGAGGCAGGAGTCAGCAATTCCACCATCAGTCGCCATCTGGCCAAGCTCTCCGAGGCCAGACTGCTGACCGTCGAGCTCGACGGCCGTCACCGCTACTACCGGCTCGCGACCACGGACGTCGCCCGCGCACTCGAACAACTCGCGCGCATAGCCCGCCCGTTGCCCCCGAAGTCCCTCAGCGCCGACACCCGGGCGAAGGCGCTGCTGCGGGCCCGGCTCTGCTACGACCACGTGGCCGGACGCCTCGGTGTCGCCCTGATGGATGCCATGCAGGAGCAGGACATCCTCGCCGCTGAGGAGACACGGAGCGGCGACGGCTCCACGGACCTCACCTATCTGCTCACGCCCCGGGGCCGCCAGGAACTCGGCACCCTCGGCGTGGACATCGATGCCCTGCCGCGCAGGCGCGCCACGGTCCGCTACTGCGTCGACTGGTCCGAACAGCGCCATCACCTCGCCGGGGCACTCGGCGCCGCGATCGCTGACCACATGTTCGCCCTGGACTGGCTCCGCCACGGAAAGTACCGCCGCGTCATCCGCCTCACGGACACGGGCCGGGAGCAACTGGAGACGGTGTTCGGCGTACGGGGCGACCAGGTCGTGTGACACCGCAGCCTGCCCAGGACTCCGCCTGGGC
This window harbors:
- a CDS encoding ArsR/SmtB family transcription factor produces the protein MTKARTETDVAHVAAAIGDPSRAKVLMALASGGALPASALAAEAGVSNSTISRHLAKLSEARLLTVELDGRHRYYRLATTDVARALEQLARIARPLPPKSLSADTRAKALLRARLCYDHVAGRLGVALMDAMQEQDILAAEETRSGDGSTDLTYLLTPRGRQELGTLGVDIDALPRRRATVRYCVDWSEQRHHLAGALGAAIADHMFALDWLRHGKYRRVIRLTDTGREQLETVFGVRGDQVV